One Frankia alni ACN14a DNA window includes the following coding sequences:
- a CDS encoding multifunctional oxoglutarate decarboxylase/oxoglutarate dehydrogenase thiamine pyrophosphate-binding subunit/dihydrolipoyllysine-residue succinyltransferase subunit — MTAPTVPASGPDFGPNEWLVFEIYQQFLEDPQSVSPEWREFLSDYRPTAPPAGPGADAPAAEVAPSGISPDGEVAHTAPPAAKPTPPAAPASVPTPAPPAKPAAAAPAKPATPAPSAPAKPAATAPAAAAKQPAPAPAGAQGSATTPLRGAAARVVSNMETSLHVPTATSVRAFPAKLLADNRIVINRHLARSSGGKVSFTHIIGYAMVKALADHPAMNASYAEVGGKPALVQPEHVNLGLAIDLVTPKGRQLVVAAVKKADTLDFNQFWAAYEDLVRRARSNKLTTDDFTGVTISLTNPGGIGTVHSVPRLMEGQGTIIGVGAMEYPAEFSGAAANTLARLAISKTITLTSTYDHRIIQGAQSGEYLRRMHQLLLGEDGFYDEIFQSLRVPYEPIRWVSDMPVVHEGDLDHNARVLELIHAYRVRGHLMADTNPLEFAIRSHPDLDIISHGLTLWDLDREYAVGGFAGQRTMSLRDVLGVLRDSYCRRVGIEYMHIQEPDERAWIQARVERSAERPDPAEQLHVLERLGAAEAFESFLQTKYVGQRRFSLEGAESTIPTLDEVLERSADAGIDEVVIGMAHRGRLNVLANIVGKSYRQIFAEFEGHLDPQTAHGSGDVKYHLGAEGVYTGREGRKVPVSVVANPSHLEAVDPVTEGVVRAKQDILDKGTAGFTVLPILVHGDAAFAGQGVVAETLNLSQLRGYRTGGTIHLVINNQVGFTTSPESSRSSVYATDVARMVQAPIFHVNGDDPEACVRVAALAFQYRQAFNKDVVIDLLCYRRRGHNEMDEPSFTQPLMYDTIASKRSVRKLYTEALIGRGDITRDEAEQAMKSYRAELEKAFAQTRDTTPSGTAPQPRIVTTPEEAAAAAAVSTAVSAEAVKKVVETQVNLPDGFTVHPRLRPQIERRAQMVETDAIDWALAETLAFGTLMLDGRSVRLTGQDSRRGTFGQRHAVLVDRHSAEDHTPLRTLRYGVDGTEHNDGVGTFYVYDSLLSEFAAMGFEYGYAVARPDMLVLWEAQFGDFANGAQSIIDEFISAGEAKWGQRSALALLLPHGYEGQGPDHSSARIERFLSLCADNNMTVSAPSSPASYFHLLRRQTLSPVRRPLVVFTPKSMLRLKAATSTVAELTEGGWQPVIPDDFVTDPSTVRRVLLSAGKVYYDLAAARGRHDDAERFALLRVEQLYPTPGPELAKALERYPNLTDVVWVQEEPANQGAYPHMALNLGEFLPGGIRLRRISRRAAAAPASGSSRVHEREQQALVEAAFED, encoded by the coding sequence GTGACAGCACCGACGGTTCCTGCGTCAGGACCTGACTTCGGACCTAATGAATGGCTGGTCTTCGAGATCTACCAGCAGTTTCTCGAAGATCCGCAAAGCGTGTCGCCGGAGTGGCGGGAGTTTCTCTCCGACTACCGGCCCACCGCGCCGCCGGCCGGCCCCGGTGCGGACGCGCCCGCCGCGGAGGTGGCACCAAGCGGGATCTCGCCCGACGGTGAGGTCGCGCACACGGCGCCGCCCGCGGCGAAGCCTACTCCGCCTGCGGCCCCGGCGTCCGTGCCCACTCCGGCCCCGCCCGCGAAGCCCGCCGCGGCGGCGCCCGCGAAGCCCGCCACGCCCGCACCCTCCGCGCCCGCGAAGCCGGCAGCCACCGCGCCCGCCGCGGCCGCCAAGCAGCCGGCACCCGCCCCCGCCGGCGCGCAGGGCTCGGCCACCACGCCGCTACGCGGCGCGGCCGCCCGCGTGGTCAGCAACATGGAGACGTCGCTGCACGTCCCGACCGCCACGTCGGTGCGGGCGTTCCCGGCGAAGCTGCTCGCGGACAACCGCATCGTCATCAACCGGCACCTGGCCCGCTCCAGCGGCGGCAAGGTGTCGTTCACCCACATCATCGGCTACGCGATGGTCAAGGCCCTGGCCGACCACCCCGCCATGAACGCCTCCTACGCCGAGGTCGGCGGCAAGCCGGCGCTCGTCCAGCCGGAGCACGTCAACCTCGGGCTGGCCATCGACCTGGTGACCCCGAAGGGCCGCCAGCTCGTCGTCGCCGCGGTGAAGAAGGCCGACACGCTGGACTTCAACCAGTTCTGGGCGGCCTACGAGGACCTGGTCCGCCGCGCCCGGTCGAACAAGCTGACCACCGACGACTTCACCGGCGTCACCATCAGCCTGACCAACCCGGGCGGCATCGGCACGGTGCACTCGGTGCCCCGGCTGATGGAGGGCCAGGGCACGATCATCGGCGTCGGCGCGATGGAGTACCCGGCCGAGTTCTCCGGCGCCGCGGCCAACACGCTGGCCCGGCTCGCGATCTCCAAGACGATCACGCTGACCAGCACGTACGACCACCGCATCATCCAGGGCGCCCAGTCCGGCGAGTACCTGCGCCGGATGCACCAGCTCCTGCTGGGCGAGGACGGCTTCTACGACGAGATCTTCCAGTCGCTGCGGGTGCCGTACGAGCCCATCCGCTGGGTCTCGGACATGCCCGTGGTGCACGAGGGCGACCTCGACCACAACGCCCGGGTGCTGGAACTGATCCACGCCTACCGGGTGCGCGGCCACCTGATGGCCGACACCAACCCGCTCGAGTTCGCCATCCGCAGCCACCCCGACCTGGACATCATCAGTCACGGGCTGACGCTGTGGGACCTCGACCGCGAGTACGCCGTCGGCGGGTTCGCGGGCCAGCGGACGATGTCGCTGCGCGACGTGCTCGGCGTCCTGCGCGACTCGTACTGCCGCCGGGTCGGCATCGAGTACATGCACATCCAGGAGCCCGACGAGCGGGCCTGGATCCAGGCTCGGGTCGAGCGCTCCGCGGAGCGCCCGGACCCGGCCGAGCAGCTGCACGTGCTGGAGCGCCTCGGCGCCGCGGAGGCGTTCGAGTCCTTCCTGCAGACGAAGTACGTCGGCCAGCGCCGGTTCTCCCTCGAGGGCGCCGAGTCGACCATCCCGACGCTCGACGAGGTGCTGGAGCGCTCCGCCGACGCCGGCATCGACGAGGTCGTCATCGGCATGGCCCACCGCGGCCGGCTGAACGTGCTCGCCAACATCGTCGGCAAGTCCTACCGGCAGATCTTCGCCGAGTTCGAGGGCCACCTCGACCCGCAGACGGCGCACGGCTCCGGCGACGTGAAGTACCACCTGGGCGCGGAGGGCGTGTACACCGGCCGCGAGGGGCGCAAGGTGCCCGTCTCGGTCGTGGCGAACCCGTCGCACCTGGAGGCCGTCGATCCGGTCACCGAGGGCGTCGTCCGCGCCAAGCAGGACATCCTGGACAAGGGCACGGCCGGCTTCACCGTCCTGCCGATCCTCGTCCACGGCGACGCCGCGTTCGCCGGGCAGGGGGTCGTCGCCGAGACGCTGAACCTCTCCCAGCTGCGCGGCTACCGCACCGGCGGCACCATCCACCTGGTCATCAACAACCAGGTCGGGTTCACCACCTCGCCGGAGTCGAGCCGGTCGTCGGTGTACGCCACCGACGTCGCCCGGATGGTCCAGGCCCCGATCTTCCACGTCAACGGGGACGACCCGGAGGCGTGCGTGCGGGTGGCGGCGCTGGCCTTCCAGTACCGCCAGGCGTTCAACAAGGACGTCGTCATCGACCTGCTCTGCTACCGCCGCCGCGGCCACAACGAGATGGACGAGCCGTCGTTCACCCAGCCGCTGATGTACGACACCATCGCCAGCAAGCGCTCGGTGCGCAAGCTCTACACCGAGGCGCTGATCGGCCGCGGGGACATCACCCGCGACGAGGCCGAGCAGGCGATGAAGTCCTACCGCGCGGAGCTGGAGAAGGCGTTCGCGCAGACCCGGGACACCACCCCGTCGGGCACCGCGCCGCAGCCGCGGATCGTCACCACCCCGGAGGAGGCGGCCGCCGCCGCCGCGGTCAGCACCGCGGTCTCCGCCGAGGCCGTGAAGAAGGTCGTCGAGACGCAGGTCAACCTGCCCGACGGCTTCACCGTCCACCCGCGGCTGCGCCCCCAGATCGAGCGGCGCGCCCAGATGGTCGAGACCGACGCGATCGACTGGGCGCTCGCCGAGACGCTGGCGTTCGGCACGCTCATGCTCGACGGCCGCTCGGTCCGCCTGACCGGGCAGGACAGCCGCCGCGGCACCTTCGGTCAGCGGCACGCCGTGCTGGTCGACCGGCACAGCGCCGAGGACCACACCCCGCTGCGGACGCTGCGCTACGGCGTCGACGGGACCGAGCACAACGACGGCGTCGGCACCTTCTACGTCTACGACTCGCTGCTCAGCGAGTTCGCGGCGATGGGGTTCGAGTACGGCTACGCCGTCGCCCGGCCGGACATGCTGGTCCTCTGGGAGGCGCAGTTCGGCGACTTCGCCAACGGCGCCCAGTCGATCATCGACGAGTTCATCAGCGCGGGCGAGGCGAAGTGGGGCCAGCGCTCGGCGCTGGCGCTGCTGCTCCCGCACGGCTACGAGGGCCAGGGGCCGGACCACTCCTCCGCCCGCATCGAGCGGTTCCTGTCGCTGTGCGCGGACAACAACATGACGGTCTCGGCGCCGTCGTCGCCCGCCAGCTACTTCCACCTGCTGCGCCGGCAGACCCTCTCGCCGGTGCGGCGCCCGCTGGTCGTCTTCACACCCAAGTCGATGCTGCGGCTGAAGGCCGCCACCTCGACGGTGGCGGAGCTGACCGAAGGTGGCTGGCAGCCGGTGATTCCCGACGACTTCGTCACCGACCCGTCGACGGTCCGCCGGGTGCTGCTCTCGGCCGGCAAGGTCTACTACGACCTGGCCGCCGCCCGGGGCCGGCACGACGACGCCGAGCGGTTCGCGCTGCTGCGGGTCGAACAGCTCTACCCGACTCCCGGGCCGGAGCTGGCGAAGGCGCTCGAGCGCTACCCGAACCTCACCGACGTCGTCTGGGTGCAGGAGGAGCCGGCGAACCAGGGCGCCTACCCGCACATGGCGCTCAACCTCGGCGAGTTCCTGCCCGGCGGGATCCGCCTGCGCCGGATCTCCCGGCGGGCGGCGGCGGCACCGGCGTCGGGTTCGTCGCGGGTGCACGAGCGCGAGCAGCAGGCCCTCGTCGAGGCCGCGTTCGAGGACTGA
- a CDS encoding DUF6104 family protein: MYFTDRGIEELADRRGAETVTYEGLADSLRAFVDVHPEFEEAVERLATWLARPDDDADL, encoded by the coding sequence ATGTACTTCACCGACCGAGGCATCGAGGAGCTCGCCGACCGCCGCGGCGCGGAGACGGTGACCTACGAGGGGCTCGCCGACTCGCTGCGGGCGTTCGTCGACGTCCATCCGGAGTTCGAGGAGGCCGTCGAGCGCCTCGCCACCTGGCTCGCCCGCCCCGACGACGACGCCGACCTCTGA
- a CDS encoding zinc-binding dehydrogenase, with translation MLAAAAVSLHPDAPLDGLSLGEQPEPAPPDGWATVTVRAASLNHHDLFSLRGVGLPADRLPMILGCDAAGVTAEGEEVVVHAVIGDPAAGAGDETLDPRRTLLSELHPGTLAERVAVPRRNLVPKPAGLTWEEAACLPTAWLTAYRMVVSRAGLPAAGGGTLLVQGAGGGVATAALLIGKAAGHTVFVTSRDEGKRARATALGADGAFESGARLPKRVDAVIETVGAATWSHSVKSLRPGGRIVVSGATSGPNPPAELTRIFFLQLSVVGSTMGSRDELVDLLAFLERTGVRPPVHQVRPLSAARAAFEQLAGGDVFGKLVLTP, from the coding sequence GTGCTCGCAGCCGCCGCGGTTTCCCTGCATCCCGATGCCCCTCTCGACGGTCTGTCCCTCGGCGAGCAGCCTGAGCCCGCGCCGCCGGACGGGTGGGCCACCGTCACGGTGCGGGCCGCCTCGCTGAACCATCACGACCTCTTCAGTCTGCGCGGAGTGGGCCTGCCGGCCGACCGCCTCCCGATGATCCTCGGCTGTGACGCCGCCGGGGTGACCGCCGAGGGGGAGGAGGTCGTCGTGCACGCGGTGATCGGTGATCCGGCTGCGGGGGCCGGCGACGAGACGCTGGACCCGCGGCGAACCCTACTGTCCGAACTGCATCCGGGCACCCTCGCCGAGCGGGTCGCGGTGCCCCGGCGCAACCTCGTGCCGAAGCCCGCCGGGCTGACGTGGGAGGAGGCTGCGTGCCTGCCGACCGCCTGGCTCACGGCCTACCGGATGGTGGTGTCCCGAGCGGGCCTGCCGGCGGCCGGCGGCGGGACTCTGCTCGTCCAGGGCGCCGGCGGCGGGGTGGCGACCGCCGCCCTGCTGATCGGCAAGGCCGCGGGGCACACCGTGTTCGTCACCTCGCGGGACGAGGGCAAGCGGGCGCGGGCCACGGCTCTCGGCGCCGACGGCGCGTTCGAGTCCGGCGCCCGGCTGCCGAAGCGGGTCGACGCCGTCATCGAAACCGTCGGCGCCGCCACCTGGAGCCATTCGGTGAAGTCCCTGCGGCCGGGCGGGCGCATCGTCGTCTCCGGCGCGACCAGCGGCCCGAACCCGCCGGCCGAGCTCACCCGGATCTTCTTCCTGCAGCTGTCCGTCGTGGGCTCCACGATGGGTAGCCGCGACGAGCTCGTCGATCTGCTCGCCTTCCTGGAGCGCACCGGCGTCCGCCCGCCCGTGCACCAGGTGCGCCCGCTGTCCGCGGCGCGCGCGGCGTTCGAGCAGCTCGCCGGCGGGGACGTCTTCGGCAAGCTGGTGCTGACGCCCTGA
- a CDS encoding NAD(P)-dependent malic enzyme, with amino-acid sequence MTATTDHSTLDSTAASELAGVSPRPSDDDPAFALHRGGKIGIALTVPLENREDLSLAYTPGVARVCTAIAETPALADDYTWRSNTVAVVTDGTAVLGLGDIGPLGSLPVMEGKAALFKHFGGVDAVPLALACTDVEEIVETVVRLAPSFGGINLEDISAPRCFAIERLLQERVDIPVFHDDQHGTAIVALAALENAAKLTGRTLGDLRAVVSGAGAAGVAVTRILLAAGIGDIAVGDSRGIIYPGREALTSVKAALAAETNSAGLTGSITDALRGADVFLGLSSGQVPEEAVATMAPEAIIFAMANPDPEVEPAIAHKYARIVATGRSDYPNQINNVLAFPGVFRGALDVRASRVTEGMKLAAATALADVIADELADDLIIPSVFDPRVAPAVSAAVAAAARADGVARR; translated from the coding sequence GTGACCGCAACCACTGACCACTCGACCCTCGACTCCACCGCCGCGTCGGAACTGGCCGGGGTCAGCCCGCGCCCGTCCGACGACGATCCCGCCTTCGCCCTGCACCGCGGCGGTAAGATCGGCATCGCGCTCACCGTCCCCCTGGAGAACCGCGAGGACCTCTCGCTGGCCTACACTCCCGGGGTCGCGCGGGTGTGCACGGCGATCGCCGAGACGCCGGCGCTTGCCGACGACTACACCTGGCGGTCCAACACCGTCGCAGTCGTCACCGACGGGACCGCCGTGCTCGGCCTCGGTGACATCGGCCCTCTGGGTTCCCTGCCGGTCATGGAGGGCAAGGCGGCCCTGTTCAAGCACTTCGGCGGCGTCGACGCCGTCCCGCTCGCGCTCGCCTGCACCGACGTCGAGGAGATCGTCGAGACCGTCGTCCGGCTCGCGCCGAGCTTCGGTGGAATCAACCTCGAGGACATCTCGGCGCCGCGGTGCTTCGCGATCGAGCGCCTCCTGCAGGAGCGCGTCGACATCCCGGTCTTCCACGACGACCAGCACGGCACCGCGATCGTCGCCCTGGCCGCGTTGGAGAACGCCGCCAAGCTGACCGGTCGCACCCTCGGCGACCTGCGTGCCGTGGTGTCCGGCGCGGGGGCGGCCGGAGTGGCGGTGACCCGCATCCTGCTGGCCGCCGGCATCGGCGACATCGCGGTGGGGGACAGCCGCGGCATCATCTACCCCGGCCGCGAGGCCCTCACCTCGGTGAAGGCCGCGCTCGCCGCCGAGACCAACTCCGCCGGCCTGACCGGTTCGATCACCGACGCGCTGCGCGGCGCGGACGTGTTCCTCGGTCTGTCCTCCGGGCAGGTGCCGGAGGAGGCGGTCGCCACCATGGCGCCCGAGGCGATCATCTTCGCGATGGCGAACCCGGACCCCGAGGTGGAGCCCGCGATCGCCCACAAGTACGCCCGCATCGTCGCCACCGGGCGCAGCGACTACCCCAACCAGATCAACAACGTGCTGGCGTTCCCCGGGGTGTTCCGCGGTGCGCTCGACGTGCGGGCCAGCCGGGTGACGGAGGGCATGAAGCTCGCCGCCGCCACGGCGCTCGCCGATGTGATCGCCGACGAGCTGGCCGACGACCTCATCATCCCGAGCGTGTTCGACCCCCGGGTGGCTCCGGCCGTCTCCGCGGCGGTCGCCGCGGCCGCCCGGGCCGACGGGGTCGCCCGGCGCTGA
- a CDS encoding ABC transporter substrate-binding protein, which translates to MSLALLTIAAGCGDDDSDSTVTPATATAADSVIAGQLPQSSRDKGTLTVATDPSYAPNEFFDTDGKTIIGMDIDLARALGGVLGLKVQPTQVVFDSILPGLASGRYDVGMSSFTDTKEREKQVDFVTYYSAGTSFMTRGEDGAEIATLADLCGHTVAVETGTTQQTDAGDQSGRCTAAGKPKVTVQNYDDQNGANLALTSGRAEVSMADSPVADYQAKLSGGKIRIVGKPYGTAPYGIAVPKNSGLAAPLRAAMAKLIDDGSYAKILDRWGVRDGAISDPRLNGAAG; encoded by the coding sequence ATGAGCCTCGCGTTGCTGACGATCGCGGCGGGCTGTGGCGATGATGACTCCGACTCCACGGTCACCCCGGCGACGGCCACCGCCGCTGACAGCGTCATCGCAGGTCAACTACCCCAAAGCAGTCGCGACAAGGGGACGCTCACGGTGGCCACCGACCCGTCCTACGCGCCGAACGAGTTCTTCGACACGGACGGAAAAACCATCATCGGAATGGATATCGACCTGGCCCGCGCACTCGGCGGTGTCCTGGGTCTCAAGGTCCAGCCCACGCAGGTGGTCTTCGACTCGATCCTGCCCGGTCTCGCCTCCGGCCGATATGACGTCGGCATGTCGTCGTTCACCGACACCAAAGAGCGGGAGAAGCAGGTCGACTTCGTGACCTACTACTCCGCGGGCACCTCCTTCATGACCCGCGGCGAGGACGGCGCGGAGATCGCCACGCTGGCCGACCTGTGCGGACACACGGTGGCGGTGGAGACCGGCACCACCCAGCAGACCGACGCCGGCGACCAGAGCGGCCGGTGCACGGCCGCGGGCAAGCCCAAGGTCACCGTCCAGAACTACGACGACCAGAACGGCGCCAACCTGGCCCTCACCTCGGGCCGCGCCGAGGTGTCGATGGCGGACTCCCCGGTCGCCGACTACCAGGCGAAGCTGTCCGGCGGAAAGATCCGGATCGTGGGGAAGCCCTACGGGACCGCGCCCTACGGCATCGCCGTGCCGAAGAACTCCGGCCTGGCCGCCCCGCTGCGCGCCGCCATGGCGAAGCTGATCGACGACGGCTCCTACGCGAAGATCCTCGACCGATGGGGGGTCCGTGACGGGGCCATCAGCGACCCGCGGCTCAACGGCGCGGCCGGATGA
- a CDS encoding amino acid ABC transporter permease → MTAADAPPPGAPPPGAPPPPPGAAPTAEPALAAEPALAAEAAPAAEAAPPVAGGDVDAVPLRHPGRWAAGVVILVLAAMGVHSLVTNPHFQWGTVGDYLFAEPVLRGLWATVYLTVIAMAIGIVGGIVLAILRMSPNPVVAGAAWLYIWFFRGTPLLVQILFWSFVGALYPRLSLGIPFGPSFVSGDANHIVPLFAAAVLGLGLNEAAYMAEIVRAGINGVDAGQTEAASALGMSRALALRRIVLPQAMRTIIPPTGNETISMLKTTSLVSVISYNELLNATRIVYARTFQTIPLLIVAALWYLALTSVLTLGQHQLERRFARGTLPGAGDRR, encoded by the coding sequence ATGACGGCCGCGGACGCCCCGCCGCCCGGCGCCCCGCCGCCCGGCGCCCCGCCGCCCCCGCCCGGCGCCGCGCCGACCGCCGAGCCCGCCCTCGCCGCCGAACCCGCCCTCGCCGCCGAAGCCGCGCCCGCCGCCGAAGCCGCGCCCCCCGTGGCCGGGGGGGACGTCGACGCCGTGCCGCTGCGCCATCCCGGCCGGTGGGCCGCGGGTGTGGTCATCCTGGTCCTCGCCGCGATGGGGGTGCACTCCCTCGTCACCAACCCGCATTTCCAGTGGGGCACCGTCGGCGACTACCTGTTCGCCGAGCCGGTGCTGCGCGGCCTGTGGGCCACCGTCTACCTGACGGTGATCGCGATGGCGATCGGGATCGTCGGCGGAATCGTGCTGGCCATCCTGCGGATGTCGCCGAACCCGGTCGTGGCCGGCGCCGCCTGGCTGTACATCTGGTTCTTCCGGGGCACCCCGCTGCTGGTACAGATCCTGTTCTGGAGCTTCGTCGGCGCGCTGTACCCCCGGCTTTCGCTCGGAATACCGTTCGGGCCGAGCTTCGTCTCCGGCGACGCCAACCACATCGTGCCGCTGTTCGCCGCGGCGGTGCTCGGGCTCGGCCTCAACGAGGCCGCCTACATGGCCGAGATCGTGCGCGCCGGCATCAACGGCGTCGACGCGGGCCAGACCGAGGCGGCGTCCGCGCTCGGCATGTCCCGGGCGCTGGCCCTGCGGCGCATCGTGCTGCCGCAGGCCATGCGGACGATCATCCCACCCACCGGCAACGAGACCATCTCGATGCTCAAGACGACCTCCCTGGTGAGCGTGATCTCCTACAACGAACTGCTCAACGCCACGCGCATCGTCTACGCCCGCACCTTCCAGACGATCCCGCTGTTGATCGTGGCGGCGCTGTGGTATCTCGCCCTGACCTCGGTGCTCACGCTCGGCCAGCACCAGCTCGAGCGCCGTTTCGCCCGCGGCACCCTGCCCGGCGCCGGGGACCGCCGGTGA